Genomic segment of Candoia aspera isolate rCanAsp1 chromosome 2, rCanAsp1.hap2, whole genome shotgun sequence:
gccccatccctctcagcccagccagcTTTAGAGACAGGAAAGGAGGACAAGGGCTTATTTTCTCCACTGCCTTGTTGTGGGGGAAGACCTGCTCTCCTAAGATTGAACCTTGATGGAGCTGGGGAGGAGGAAGGCTGGGGAGCAAAAGGCTATTTTCTTAAAGGCAGCTGTGCTATAACCTCTGTCTGGCTGATAAGCCAGGCTCTGTTCTTTGTCTCTGCTTctgctggggggaggggcagcTGCTGCATCTGCAGcctagccccccccccctctctgcctgcctgcctgcctgcctgcagagAGGCTTCCAGCTGAGATAAGCTCAGGAACAAAAACAAGAGGCAAGTCAAAACCTTTCCAGAAGGATTTCCTGTGCTCTCTCTACATTCTGAGGACAAGGAGGGAGACAGTAAGGTTGCCTTCCTGTAAGCAAAATCCATAAGCTCAGGGGGGGACTGCATCTGTGAAGCAGAAGCTTAGCATCCACTCCAGGGAGAACAAAGCCCAGCCAACAAACTGCCACTGAGCCATTCAGCCATGGCACCTCACCCAAGGGTATTAATTTACCGGTTATTCCACAAAGGAGAAAAATGCAGCATCAGACAACAGGACtgattaaaaaaatttaaaaataaagacgcACACTCACCATTTCATTAGGAACATTAAATCTCCGCAGGAGTCTGTGGCTCCGATGATTTTTTCTGGCTCCAATCCTCTTTCAAAGCCCCTGGCAATATCGGTGCTCTGGtggagagaaagcaagagaaaaagaagagttaaaaatattcctattcctattccttGGCCATTTGTTAGTCTCCCTCAACCATGAAGCAGAGAGGCTTCCAGGGGCACTCAGAAGCAGGTGATAAACAGATGCCCTACGTGGCGTGATTGCAATTAGCCGCCGAGGAGGCCTTACTATCTTTTCTGTCTGTATTATTAATCTTTACACTCTCTCTCACTAGACGTCGGGAAAGGGAGGGATTGTTGAGGTGGAGGAGAGAAGCCTAAAAGgcgggaaggggggaggggggaaggacccGAAGTCGCCATGAAAATGGGCTAAGAAAGCAATGGGCAGATTGAGGGAATTAAGTCATCTTGCCTTtgcagctgctgcagcagcagccaTTCGCGATTTCCAAAGCTCCCCATCCCTGCTACGCCTCCCCCGCTCCAGAGCGCACCACCTCTGTGGGCTCTCACGGTCCTTGAGGTCTTTGTGCCGGTGGTGCCGTCAATGGGTGTGTCCCATTCATGCAGAAGGGGGGATTTTTTGGTTGGTTGTTGTTGCAACCGAGAGCTTAAACCTCCGGGGCCCCAGACAAGGGTCAATCAGCTCCCTCTACACATACCATCTGAAGGCTGGTAACAGCTTTCAGTCACTGCAAGCCTGGAGCGAGAGAGTGTTCTCCCTGctttgcagcagcagcaccaccaccaccaccacacgcTATTCTGCTAGAGATCCACACATTTGTTGCTCACACATACTGCCTAGCAGATTCAGCTCTGCAGACCAAGCATGTCAGAGGCAGACAGCTTGGCTTTTTCTGAAGTACTAAAGCCGGTTGCAAagtgagaaagaaggaaaagaaaagaaatacattaacCTGTGGTGGCAAGTGAAAGAATAGAGATTGCAACAAAATCGAACCACCCCAGAGGAAGGAATTTACAAACCATAGATTGTAATATATTGCAAAAGAAAGCCATCACAGTACTTCAGCTCTCTTgccttttaatttttcaaaagtgCCTAATACTATGgacaggaaatatttttaaatgaacttacaaaaaaaataacacaaaatcaGTTTAGCGTGGGAAATTTTAAGATATGAATTGGCCGTAACCTCCCAAGACATGCACAGTGATGGTAGGAGAAATGGCGAACTCAATGCAGGATCAAAACTTAAAAACAATTATGTATAGTATCTAGATTCAGTAGAGATGGGTACCTACAACCTTCCAGATATTGCTagaccacaactcccagcattccttacTACTGGCCAAGACAGCTGGGGCTATTGGGAGTTGTAGTGCAGCATTTTACCTGAAGAGCTATACTGTAGCTTCCCCATGCAATTTAGTTAAATAGGCATGTGAAACAGTGCAgtttctgaacattttaaaaacatctaaTTCCCTAAAGTACTTACAGCCACTGAaattaatgtaaccttaaagaTCTATTGCTATTAATCATCCAGCAACTTGGTGGAAAAATTTCTTAAACCGAAGGACTGTTACATACAAATTATCTTAGCCAGAGCAGTAACTGGATAAGGGGTTGACTAAATTATATTACtttataaaatactgtattttcagcAGGCATAATTTGTAACTATCTTTAAGACTGAGTTCTGTATTGTGACAGTGTAGGACACTATCTGTGATTACAGACAGACTGTTCCGTCTAAGCGAGCCTGTAAGCATTCCCTTATAGCACCTAGGTACACAGACAGACATTTTTTTTCACTCCCTGATTATGTTTGAGGTATTAATGATAGTTTGGGCATTcatttgggttttattttatctgtatttatgtACAGTTTATTAATGCCTTCTTTGGGGCCCCAAAAAGCAGATCATACAActgtcaattaaaaataaacacaggGGCTTGTGCAGAAGGGAATGCTGATATTCCCCTGGGTAAATATTCCTGTAGCCAAGTTCCATTACTGAAAGTAAGTTTGGTGAATTAAAGGTTCCCACCCCTGCCTACATTCTCCTTCTGTGCTTTAAATAGCTTGCCCGAAACCTGCCTTACATATAAATCAATGAAATCCGTGCTATAAGACATAGACAGCCCTTCATTAGGGCTCCCCAAAAGGCTTGCAACCAGCCAggtagggaaaaaagaaatatagtgacaatcaacagtaataaaaaacccaaataaacattttccttGGAATATAGTGTTAATACCACTGCAGAGTCTTGAGATACCAAAACGCTTTTATAAAAGAGACATGCTTTTTACAAGCTTCCTTGTATTCCTGACCCCTAAAAAATATAGGAGGCTGAGGTAAAATCTATAAAGCCACACATTATACCTGTACACATTTGGTAAATCGCCATGTGTGCAGAATCAGAACTGGTCACTCCTCTATCACTAGAGAATTTCTCAAAGCCCAAAACTGACATCTTGTGATATAGTTTCAATGGCTGGATCAAACTAGCACAGgataataatttaaaagatttgtttttCAGGGATAGGTCTGGATACTCAATATGTTTTTGCCTCCTATTCATCCAGACAAAGTTGTATACTGTTCGAAAAGCAGCACAAATATTCTCATACTGTAATAACCTTGCAAAGTATATTAGACAAGATAAATAGAATTGAATATAAGCATTCACCTAGCCAAAACTTAAAGACTTTCTTCTAAGCTAATACTGCCTGAACCATTAAGTTTTTCACAATGGGACTGTTCGAGTTCCATGACTGTTGTGATTGTTCTTTTAGGTACCTCAGTGATTGGTGTGTTTCTGAGAATATGGAAATGTGTGGGAAGAATTTTCCAGAAAAGTTAACATCTAATGGATATCCACTATTGTTCCACTGAAATTGAAGTAGCCTCCTATTGCAGGAAGCAGATCTGgaaggaaacactgaagaatgagAAGAGTCCTGAGCTACAAACAGTATCAGACACTGCTATCTGGGTGCCAAGACAGGAAAACCCGAGAAACAGAGACTGTGGCAAGCAGTTACTGTACCTCTCAACTCTGATGTTACAATCCCAACGCACTAAAACAGCAGCAGGTAAGTCAAACTTGTCTCCTGAACTACTCAAAAATAGCAGATATCTCAAACCTGTCTACTGTTGTACCTCTTACTGCTCCTCTCAACTCTGATGTTACAATCCCAATGCACTAACGTAATAGCAGATAGCTCAAACCTGTCTACTGCTGAGCAGGGAAAACTGTGGAGGAGCAGTGCAGTCTCATTCCATTTGGTTCCTCTGATGGTGGCCTCTCTTCCATCCTCTTAACATACCCATTTAGGATTTGAAAGAAGTAACTGGTCAGGCTACTAAGGGGAGCATCAACAGGGCAATTGGGACACTGTACTTTTTGGGATGCACAGACACTGCAACAAGATATAGCACAGCAAGGAATGTGCTACTGAAAAGCTGCTTTGCTGACTAGCCTGAGGTTCAAGTTCCTTTCTCATACGTATTAAAAGAACCAGAGAAGATGCCTACATGAGAACAACAGTTAATTAGGTTTCTAACTtagcagaaaaggagaaaaaattataataaatgccTTGTGTTGTGATAGAAGTTTGCAGAGCTAAACAACCTAATCTATCCATGCACTTTTTTTACAGAAATATCATATACCAAATAGTACATATAGTATATTGGCCGTAGGAAGGTGTACAAAGTTCATGGTGCTCAGAAGCACATCTGATCAGCAATGACTTCCTTGCCAATCTATGATTCCCAGCAGCTCTCTGCTGATGTACAGCCTCCTCAGAAGGCTAATTTATGGACTGAATGTATGTTTAGAATATTAACTGCTGTTAAGATTCCAAAGCTTGGTTATCAGTAACAATGATTAAATACCACGAAGGGGttgggaatgtttagccttgagaagactgAGGGGGAATAATGAAAGCATTCTTTAAATACATGGAAGGATATCATACAGAAGAGTCTTCTTAGGACCAAAGTTTAGGACACTAAATTTAAGTTACAGTTTACTGAATGGAACATTCAGCTAAACATTAGGAAAAACATTCTAACAACAAGAATGTTATGACAATGGAAGCAACTATCCAGAGATGTTGTGGACTCCCGTTCACTGTATGTGTTGAAGCAGAAGCTAGAAAGGCACCTGtcagaatgttttaatttggattcttgcactccTGAACAGCAAGTTAGGTTCAACAACCTGTATAAATCCCTGTCTATGCATAGCTCTAATCAACTAGCTCTGAAAATACAGAGGCACCAGGCTGAAGGGGGAACCATGGCAACCTAAATGTTAGAGAACAAGTAGCTCTGGCAGAAAACCAGCCACTCATTTCACAATGGACAGATTTACTTCCCAAATTTTAAGGAAAATACATAATGGGTTATAAAACCGTAATCCAAATGCACTAATAATAATCTGCTGGATATGAAATACATGACCTTATTACTCCTTATGATTTCATTAAGGGCTGACAGTAGAGTACAGATTTGAATCTCTAGTGACTTAGCCATAATTTTGTACAGGCACAGCTGTAAAGAGCAGGGCATTTTTTCATATAaggttataaaaaaaaaacacatagtaTTGCAGATGATTTTTCTCTTCCAGAAGGGAATGGCAAGACATAAAATGCCACTCAAAGGTCCTCATTTATACAGATTTCACAGGTTCACAGTGCCCCATAAAGACGTGTTTTAATAACCTGGCAAGTGGGTGACCAtataagttgaatgaatgaatgaatgaatacataaacgAACATAGTTTATATTTAGTTATAATTACAATTTGTAAGGCCGCCCCAAATCTAAGCAGATTCCAGGCAGCATACTGTACAATTAAAACCAGTACAATACCtaaaaacaacatgaaaaaaCATAATGTAATATGTGGAAAATGTATCACAATCAAAATCAACAATATGTATCACATGGGCATATCATCAGCCTATCCCAGAGCTTGTGAAAATAGCCAAGTATCTAAAAAACATTGCAGGGTCAGGCAATCCAAACCTCCAGAAGAttgctattccaaagggcaagcACCACGACAGAGAAGGCGCACTTTCTAAGACAAAGCAACCGAGAAGTATCCATTGCGCTGCATTCAGTGCAGCACCTGTCTTCAGAACCCCCAGGAAGGTTCTTTCCCATAGCTTCCTGATCCATCACATCTGCTCTGAGCATCCTATAATTGCAGCAGCAAAGATCAGCCATTTGGGTATACATATTCTTATCAAGGGATTCCGAAACTACAGACTTTCGAAGCTCCTTCTTCTAAAGAGACAAGTTACAAGAACTGAAGCAAACTAAACATAACAAAAAGGAAGAGTCTATCTAGACAGAGAAGTCTTTAGTCTTATGCATGTTTTGTTTATTGTCACAATTAGGAATTCTGCTTTAGCCAGCCTTTCAACTGATAAATTGCATTTCTTCTCTACTAATCTAATAATAATTAGATCTAATAATCTACTCTAATAATCAACTCCAGACAGCACCCTGTTTGATTGttaatctttattatattttaaaggcTGTAATTATTTTAGTGGTTCTTTTCTTTATAATGAGCGGTGGCAGTTAGTTCATCCTGTTTTACACGATAGTCTTCCACAAGAGGCGTGTAAAAATTGACGCAAATGAAGTAGAGGCTTTACTTTGAAAAGGTGTTTTTCAACTCCTGATATATTTGAAAATCTAAATTGAAGTTTTCTGTCCAAttttaaagcaaagaaagaacTGCCTACACAAGAATGCTGAACAGAATTTGCCATGGGGCGAGGAAAGACCTTCAGCAGGATACTCACCTCTCTCTTCTTTTTGGCTTTGATCTCTTCAGTGTTGTTGGCGAGGCTAGACTTTCGCTTGGTGCCCTCTGACTTCTCCCGAGGCTTGTTTTcaccttccttcatttttttgtattttttcataAACTCAGCAATCAGTTCAGGGCAGTCAAGGTTCTTTTCAGGTTCCCAGGTATTATGCTCCCTGACACAACAAGAGATGGGCAACaatggggggaaaggagaataacaaacagaagaaaaattgaaGACATTCCCACTCAGTGATCACAAACATCAACTGAGAAGTGAGAGAAGTGGTAATTCATGTACAATAATCACTGTATGAAAGAACAATTCCATTTTCTCCAGGAATTCAGGACATTCACCAAACCAATACGATTATTTCTCACGGTTTACTCTAAGCTAGATTTGGTTTAAAACCCAAGCTTTTACTCACTATCAAACTGAGGGCAATTTCAAACAGCTTAGAAAGAAGTCCAGTTACAGAGTTTGTCTTTGCTTCAAAAACGCGTATTCATTCACTTAAGAAATTTGTTATACTTCCCCACCACTTCATTCTTGCATAGGGCTGTTATTTACAAATCAATTTTGATACCCTGATATATAAAACATTAGATGTACATCTGATTAtagaaatgcatattctaatagtGACGTTCTCAAGTAGAACGTTAGAAATAACAGATTGTATTCAGGCAGAGGGTATTTCCCCAAATATTAGGGGGACTTTCCTGTATACCAGACCTGCATGACTGcttaaaatgcaaaatgtttcTGAGAAGACACCCTTATCTTGCACATCAGGTTCCTTAAGATAGTTATTAATTAAGATGTTAAATAAATGCCAATAAATAGCATTATTATAATACATCCTTTATTAAAGCCAACTAAAAACCTCACGGCAGAAGACTAATGTTTGAGGCTCAAAGAAACACTTCTCCAGGCTTGATGTTAAACAAATCCACTCAAGGAAAAAAGGACATGacgaagtgaaagaaaaaaaaatcccacaggtTAATTAGGCTAATTTGTGTCCAATATATAAGATAACAGCAAACCACCATATATATCAAAGCATCTTGGGAAGAAGaagatgccacctgactcccagcaactctgggcagattaATAAGCAGTAGCTATTTTTCCTTGGTAACAGAGTCAGGCCTCAGAATGTTAAAGGACACAGAAACTTTCTGATTAACTGAAACACTGCAAGCCCCCAAATATAGAAAGTTtctccttttttgctgtggtACCAGATGAATCTACTGTTTCAACTGCTGCACAATAGGTCAGCACCTCAATATCAGCTTGATGAACTTGCCTTCCTAGAATCAAGTAGTGTGCATCCATTTAAATATCTCATCCTCAAATCTAAACCTTGTAGATAATAATTCTACAAATAGACAACCCAGTTAGATCTTTTGGAATTGTAAAGCTGCCCTGCAGAACCCAGGTTAATAAACCAGGATACAAGTGCATATGAATACACACATTCACAAAAATCTTTTGAGAGCAATTATTTTGTAATGGGTCAAGTGTGAACAAATGTGTATCtctggtactttaaaaaaaacactattctGCATATCTTGCTTTAATATATCTAACTgagctctttgagtgagatgggcagtgacaaaatttgaaatataaataaatagagcaGGACAAAGTTGTCTATTCACTTGTTCCATTACATAATCCTGGAGATTCTGCTTGGCCCATCGTGGCTTTGCAGATTTTCAGGCATTGTCTTACAGCTTTCAAACTTATTTTAATTGCTGTAGCAACTAGaaaggtactttaaaaaagtaaaaaacagaaatattcaGGATGCTGTTTCACACCCAATACCAAAGTTCTGTGCTTGATTTATTTATGAGAGATTTATCTACCGCAATAAACCAGAAGCAttcaggcagcttacaaaatttagATATAAGATGCAACAAGTTgatataatattaattaaaatggtaatcaattaaatctcaatttaaattaatgttaaaataatattaaatttgaATATGGCACCATTGGTAAAAATTAAACCTTGAAGTCCTTCCAAAAGAACCATGTTTCTAGCTGCTTCTGGAAGGTCATGAGGGTGGGAGCATCCTTGCCTTGGGGGCAAGCTATACCAAGAAAGGGAGCTGCTCCAGAGAACACCCATCACCCTCCTGCAGTACTCCCTGGTAGGTGGGAACTCAGCAGGCACTCCTTAGTTGTTTGGGTAGGAGGGGCAGAAATAGTTGGGAAAAGGCACTCCCTAAAATACCCAAGGCTTGAGCCATCATAGGGCTTTGTAGGTAATGACCAGAGTCTTGAACTGCACTTGGAAACCTattgataaccagtgcagctcctggaACAGAGGCAGTTTCGTGACTGACTGAGCATGCATGTGgttgtgttctggaccagctgaagcttccacatggtcttcaaaggcagccccatgtacagcaagTTATTGTAATCTTATCTGGAGATGACACGGGCATGAGCAATCATCTTCAGCGCATCGTGTCCAGGTAATCTGCAATTGGTGAACCAGttaaagctgtgcaaaagcccttctggccacggtCCCCACCTGTTCTTTGACCAGTAGCAGTGAGTCCATGAACACAAACTGATTGCAAATCTGTGCTTTGCACAAAGATGGTGCAATCCTGGAATCAGACAGCCTCTGAATCAACAGCCACTCTCTCTTGTTTGGGTTCGGTttgagcctgtttttccccatccagaccctgactgCCTCCAGACATCCAGTCATGACTTCCATCTTTCTCCTAGTTGGCCTAGGGTACAGAATTGCAATTgcttattgatgatacctcactccaaaCCGACGGATaacctctcccagtggtttcatgtagatgttgaagaggataAGGGAAAGGATTCAACTCTAGTGTACCCCATACAGAACTGCCTATGAGTCTGACCTCTTTCCCTCCACAATCACCATCTGGACACCTTAggtaggagcagaaccactgcaacacCATGCCTCCAACTCTCAACCCTTGTaggcaatccagaaggatactgtggtcgaTGATATCAGAGGCCGCTGAGAAATTCAGGAGGACAAGGATGGTCACATCCAAGCCTCGCTATAGGACACCCATAACAGTGACCAACATGGTTCCATCCCATGCCCAGGTCTGAACCCAAGCTGCGAGGGTTCAGATAATCCACCCTCCGGAGTCTTCTGCAATTGCAGCTCCAACACTTAATCATAAAGGGAAGGTGAGAGACGGGATGGTAGTCCAATTTTTTTGGATTCAGACCTGGTCTCTTAAGGAAGGGATAGACCAGTGCCTCTTTAATGGCCTCTAGCATTTCCCCTTTTCTCAAAGTTATTGATTACAGCTTGGATCCCACTTCTAGTCCCCTTCTTGGCTGCTTTTATTATCCAAGTGGGGCAGAGGTCCAACCCACAACTGGGGAACTAAGATCACAGAATTAATTACTGCAGAATTAATACAGCCTGGTGTGGAGTGGAGGGAATTAACTTTTTTTCTCCtaagcagctctttaaagcaatCCACAGAAGGGTCACCAGAATATTTAATCAAAATGCCTTCTCCAACTCAGAAAATTCAAAATGCTAAAGCTATTTAGGCAATAGTGCTGGTGAATAACTCAAGTGGAACTACCAACTCTGTGAAGTGAGAGAGGGAACGCAGATGCCAGTATTTCCAAAACACATTTTAAGGTCCCAGGCCTTGCCTCATGACCCACTTGTTTAAATGGATGCACGCCACTCTTATTTGGAGTGAGCAAAGCAAGCTCCCACCTGTGGGGGTTTACCTTCCTCTTTTAAGGGAAAGCTTGAATAATGGCAATGGAGTTTTAATTTGAAGCACTGCCTAGAGCTCTGCTACCAAGAAAGATCAAAGCCCATGTCAGAAGGAAAGTTGGACTTACTCAGAGAATCCTTTCCACTTGAGAAGATACTCCACTTGACCCTTCACAACACGCCTGTCTAGAACCTTCTCCACAACATATTCCTCCTCATCTTCAGAGGACGAACTATCTGCTgtcctcttgtttctttttcccatagCGCAGAAGTTGTACCTAATGCACCAAGGCTACCCAATTCCTGCAAATCGGAAGTGAAATGTTAATTGGTGGTAACTGAAAACCAGTTTCTGTTTCCATAAATCTCACACTGCAACATCCACCCATATAGTACACATCTCAAAGGTCTCACTGTCTGGTTACTACCATTCACTGCTTACAGGGAAATCTGGAAGCATATTTTATAGAATAATTTCTATACCTATGAGAAATGAATAATTAGTGCTTTTCTTCCCAGTTCTCCTTTAAGATGGCAGATACTTGCACAATAATCCACAAAGCTATCATGTTAAAGCTACCTAGGTTCAGCTGAAATATCAACTGTTCTGATACTAGTCACCAAGGACTGTGCAGCTGAACTAAGTGATATAATTTATAGCATCCAGAAAAGCTGTATTTATCtcagaaaaaaattctacaaTGATAACATTAGTTCACAAATTATTAAATAtcaatttttaatgtttattgcagATCTGATTGGAACTGAATATCATTTAGCTGTTCATTTTAAATATGGAATTCTTTATAGATGAACAATGAGCATATCCAAATCAAAGCCTAATCTCCTACATTTATTAGTATATTCCTAAcctctatttatttaaattctaCCTTTCCTCTAAAGAGTGTTTAACATAGGTTGCAATGATTTAACGTGAATGACTGAAACCAATAGAAAGTCTTGTCCTTGCTTCTGTCCACAGATGCTTATTCTAAACATGAACAGTATAGTAATTTCAGCTCCCacacattttaaatgaataattcatatactgtacagcttccagaaaacaaaatttgtcattttcttctgcTATGTACAACGGACCGGAAAGACCATTAGCCTTCTTGTATATTTCCGACTAGAATATGAGGTTAAAGGTCAGACCAAGGATAAACAACAAGCATACTGTGTGTAATAACCAAGTTAAGATATGAATCCTGTTGCAGCCCTGGATGCAACAGTGAAATGGCCAAGTGTGAACAACTGCATGCACTAGTTACATCTGCTAAAGGCACTCTTCTGTGTAACTACTGAAGGTGCAGAGCCTTTTTGCCTTGCCCCACTACACAAAAGAATTGTGCCATGGAAACTGCGGCCAGGTATTCAAACTTTTATAAAACAAGTTTATGCCTAATACTAGTATACTTCAGACTGTGGTGAAAATAGAATCATACCCAGAAGAGTGAGTGCGCCAAAGTGGCGATCTGGAAACAGCCTAACATACCTCATGTTACTTTATGATTAGTCTATTCCAACTCACTTTGTGGCTAGAGAAATTGTTAAAACAAGACTTCTCCTACTGATTAGCAGGGAAGAAAACACAAACAGCTGTAGCTTTCTTTTTCAGTGAAATAGGACAAAATCTGAAAGCAAGCTATTCTTCACTGAAATAGGTGCAGGGATTTGGAAGCTACATACCCTGGAGAACTGGTTTTCAATCAGAAGAGACAAAGTACCCTGAGGAGGGGTGCAATTTCACACTGTGAAAAATGAATGAGGAAGGATTAGTCGGCTaatattacaggcagtcctcgacttatgaccacaattgggaccggaactttggtcactaagcaatgcaatcatcaagtgaggcatcacatgaccgcacccaattttacaatcatttttgctgcggtcattaagcaagtccaacttcccccattgattttgcacatcagaagctggctgggaaggttgcaaatgatgatcgtGTCACTCCTGGACGCTGcgactgtcgtaaatacatgctggttgccaagcacccaagttttgatcacgtgactgtggggatgctgtgaaggCCGTAAGCatgaagaccagtcataagtcactttttccagcgccgtcataactttgaatggtcgctaaatgaatggtcataagtcgaggactacctgtgctgaaGGAAAATGAGGAAGTATTTTATCAAAGGATATGAAGCAGGAAGAAAAGGTGGAAGTAATTATAAACATTTATCTCCTCATAACGTTAACGTAAGAGATCACGCATGACTCATCTgaggaagaaaaataagcaaacatcACAAGAAGGGATAGAAAACAGAAGGGCGTAAAGAATCCCAGgctattataaaaaaaataaaaacctgggTACTAGTATTGCTTTTTTTATATAGAAGTTATTCTACAGTGTCTAAAACAGATTTTGTGCTGCTTCTAATATGGGCTTGCCCTaccagctttttgttgt
This window contains:
- the CBX5 gene encoding chromobox protein homolog 5, with the translated sequence MGKRNKRTADSSSSEDEEEYVVEKVLDRRVVKGQVEYLLKWKGFSEEHNTWEPEKNLDCPELIAEFMKKYKKMKEGENKPREKSEGTKRKSSLANNTEEIKAKKKRESTDIARGFERGLEPEKIIGATDSCGDLMFLMKWKDTDEADLVLAKEANVKCPQIVIAFYEERLTWHAYPEDAENKEREAVKS